From one Nothobranchius furzeri strain GRZ-AD chromosome 2, NfurGRZ-RIMD1, whole genome shotgun sequence genomic stretch:
- the LOC107376963 gene encoding uncharacterized protein encodes MWMFLIVVSLLDQNQAASLPGKHGSVQLLLQQQYQTAITPSPVAPQQKTSSSSSSSSSSSDSSDSSQSAQAFQLMRDQPKLENTEGGQVDLSQEVGEQVDLSQESSEFFLPTSAPSSTNLQLSELVLLGQRAEERQDSPNKAMPHTFHLLLSPSRETPQTTKVGGDFTDGGVYVGGVGGAGGQQDAGDDHDTDEDELNGIPRVSDDSMEGGNGLALHLPGHRSDEAGLELAL; translated from the exons ATGTGGATGTTCCTGATCGTTGTTAGTCTGCTGGACCAGAACCAGGCTGCTTCT TTACCAGGAAAACATGGCAGCGTCCAGCTCCTTCTGCAGCAACAATACCAAACAGCT ATTACGCCCTCTCCCGTTGCACCTCAGCAGAAGacttcctcctcatcctcttcttcctcctcctcctcagactcctctgactccagccagAGTGCTCAG GCTTTCCAACTAATGAGAGACCAACCAAAGCTGGAAAAcaca GAAGGGGGGCAGGTGGACTTGTCACAGGAG GTGGGGGAGCAGGTGGACCTGTCACAAGAG AGTTCAGAGTTCTTCCTGCCTACCAGTGCGCCCAGCAGCACCAACCTGCAGCTCAGTGAACTGGTTCTACTGGGTCAGAGAGCTGAGGAGAGACAAGACAGTCCAAACAAG GCCATGCCGCACACTTTTCATCTCCTCCTGAGCCCCAGCAGAGAAACTCCTCAGACCACCAAAGTAGGCGGGGACTTCACAGATGGGGGCGTGTATGTAGGTGGCGTGGGCGGAGCCGGAGGACAGCAGGATGCAGGAGATGACCATGACACTGATGAGGATGAGCTCAATGGAATCCCACGTGTGTCAGATGATAGCATGGAGGGAGGAAACGGGCTTGCCCTTCACCTTCCTGGCCACCGTAGTGACGAAGCAGGACTGGAGCTGGCGTTATAA